A window of Macaca thibetana thibetana isolate TM-01 chromosome 7, ASM2454274v1, whole genome shotgun sequence genomic DNA:
CTTTCCGAGGATTTCCTGCTCTTAGCCAGAAGATGTCACCCTTTAAACGCCAACTATCCCTACGCATCAATGAGTTGCCTTCCACTATGCAGAGGAAGACTGATTTCCCCATTAAAAATGCAGGTAATGTAGCATCTACCTGACTCACTGGGTACTCGAGCACTGAAGCATTCTCATCACTTCCCATGAAGACACTGATCCCATTAAACTAGGCATTCCTCTTTCCCTGAGGTTGGTTGATAGTTGTTATCTTTTGTCATTTCCCATAGTGGGAAAACTAAAGTCCATGGAGGGGGATGTGAATCCATAATTTCTCTTCAACAAACAGGCATCAGAGCCATTGTGGAATTTCTAGCCCAAGCCTCAAGATTTGTGGTTTGTCTCGATGTAAGGGCATTCACTGCCTCTCAGCCAACCTGCTTCCAAACATCAAGGGTCTCAAGTTTCTATTCTTATTCTGCCATTTGGGACCCAGCAGGGAATTAATTAAAGAGGCCTTAGAAACACATAGCATTACCAGCAGAAGAAATGGATATGTGCTCATTGTCCTTCTGGCTGGTTGGCTCCATAGGGAGGAAACTCTAGACAGGTGTCTCGTGTACATCTAAGATCTGTTGTTCATCACAGACAATGGACTTGTTCACAAATATTCATTACCTTTCAGAACTGTCCCACAGGCCTTCGTGTGGCCTCTGTACAGCTATGCCAGCCCCTATAGGTCTATCCTCATCATAAAATCTGTAGCTAAAGTATTAGATCTGGTCAGTGGTTTTGTTGGGCTCTATTTTACCTCGCTCTGAGACATGTCAAGCcattgctataacagaatatgaGGAAGCTGTCTCAATAGGCCATTCCTACTGATGGTATAAAAGTACAGAGTTAAGTTCATCTGACAGATGAAACTAGGCCTAAAGAATAGTTGGACTAGATGATTACAGAGGGTCTTTTCAGCTCTCAGCTCAGGTACCTCATTTCAGCTCAGTCTCCTTCTAGGGCAGACAGGGAATAAAAACTATTATTctctttacagatgagcaaacagagCTTTAGCACACATAATTAGCTTCCTTAGTGATACAAAAGTATCCTAGGGTCTGTATTAAGATTAAAGGCCCTAGCGTCCTACACCTCTGCTCACTTTTTCATGTTACATGATCATATGCTAAGTACTAGAGACTTTGGAGAAAAATGAGATTGATGATATTATCATAGTTGTTACAGAGAAAAGCACTGAGCATCCACTAGTGTCCCAGACTTTAACCCATTTTCCTGACAGAATTACTAAAGGCTCCAGAACCTAATTCAGATCACAGCCTTGAGAACACGTTGGAAGGCATACAGGTTGCATATGTCTTCTAGAAAGATCTGGCTAGCTAAACATCTTGGCACAAAAAGGACAGATTCCCAATAGTGTTATAagaggaggaaatgaagaaataagagaggaagatGTGCCTTAGTACATTAATTGTTGACATTTTATACTTTCCCATCTGAAAAGCCAATGAAATTGTGGCCAGTAAATTTTTTGAAACTGGTTTTGTAGCCCCGCCATACAGTTAATTGAGCCTTTTTTTCCATAAACAAGAGATACTGTATAAAATGCCAGCTTGCATCATACTGTCAAATTTCagaattattctgtttttgtgtCTGGAGCCATTTTCTGTTTGCCTTGCAGTGCCAGAGGTAGAAGGGGAGGCAGAGAGCATCAGCTCCCTGTGCTCACAGATCACCAATGCCTTCAGCACACCTGAGGACCCCTTCTCATCTGCTCCAATGACCAAACCAGTGACAGTGGTGGCACCACAATCTCCTACCTTCCAAGGTTGGTACCCTCTGACCTGCTCAGCTGTTCTCTTTACAACCAGTACTTTTAGTACACTGCTCACTGACTGTAAGTTGGCATCCTGAGCTTCCCAACACCTGGTCAGACCCATTAATTTCTTATTTGATGTCTTAGATTCATTGATTTCTCTATTCAACAATGTCTTTGTGCTTTGTTCCCCTTCCTGTTTTCTAAGATGTCTGTGTTTGTCATTCTGCATGTGCCCATCTTTCACCCCATTCTATAAGAAATTTCTATAGTCCCAACCTACTACTTTATTTCCCACTTGACTGTTAAAGATCAGCATACCCAGCCAGTTTCCCAAAAGCAGTAGTCATCAGAATTGGTTCAAAGGTTATGCTTTCTTTAGTGTAGTTGTTCTCAACCAGGGGCAAAATTTGTCATTCactgtctggagacattttggggCTTTACaagttgggggttgggggtgttACTGGCATGTGGTTAGAGGCCAAGAATGCCACTAAACATCCTTCAGTGTAAAGGACAGCACCCACAACAAAggattatccagcccaaaatgtcagtggTGCCAAGGTTGACAAGCCCTGGACTCACCTAGTCTCTGCCCTGTCAGAGAGGCTCATAAAGAAAAAGGCACTCCTTTGAGCTCTGTAGTTCATCTTCTATAACAAGTATCTTAAAATTTGCGTTTGTGGCATTGAAGAGTTAAAAGTTGTTTTCAGAGATACTAAATAGTGGATATTGACTTGGAGGTCAGCAAAGAATTTATGTAACTTAAATTACAGACTTGTAGAATTTCAGCGGCTATAATTGCTGTTTCTCCGTTTCTTTCGAAAGGAGCTCAGAGAAAGTTTTACTCTGGAGATAGTGCCCTGCTTCTACTGGAAGAACTGCACGCTTCTCCTCCaagggtctttttcttttttttttttgagacggagtctcgctctgccgcccaggctggagtgcagtggccggatctcagctcactgcaagctccgcctcccgggtttacgccattctcctgcctcagcctcccgagtagctgggactacaggcgcccgctacctcgcccggctagttttttgtattttttagtagagacggggtttcaccatgttagccaggatggtctcgatctcccgacctcgtgatccgcccgtctcggcctcccaaagtgctgggattacaggcttgagccaccgcgcccggccttctttttctttttaataaacctTCATAGTCATGTATACCAAATGACTTTTCATGTCatctaacaaacatttataatACCAGTAATAATAGGcacaatttattgagcacttacacATTGCTTGCCACATTGTGGTAGGTattcatgcattatttcatttaatccccacaacaaccttgtgaggtaggtgttacagatgaaaaaaaaaaagaggctcagagaggataaGTAAATTGCCCAAATCATACAGACAGGATTTAAACTCAGGTCTTCCTGAATATAGTACCCATTACAATCTGCTGATTCTGCCTGCCTACAAGGCACTAAGTGCACACAATTGAATATTTCAGTTTCCTTTCCCTGCCTTTGAAGGGCTCCCAGTTTCTaggtgaaaaaaaatttattttgtcaacGAAAAAGCAAAGGCAGTCTTTTAGACAAATCCTAGGTAAATAGTACCAAcaccggccaggcgcagtggctcacgcctataatcccaacactttgggaggctgaggcaggcagatcgccggaggtcaggagtttgagaccagcctagccaacatgatgaaaccccgtctctactaaaaatacaaaagttagccgggcatggtggcaggcacctgtaatctcagctactcgggaggctgaggcaggagaatcacttgaacctgggagccagaggttgcagtgagccgagatcattgcactccagcctgggtgacaagagcgagaccccatctcaaatatatatacatggtaCCAACACCATAGGCATAGGCTGTCCAGTCCTAAAAAGCACATAATTATATTGTAGGTCAAGGGAAGGTGCTTGTCTACACCATACTAAATGTTATTGAGAGTTGGGCTAAGGAGTAGAAACTAATATAGATATCTGGAATAAAAGGAACAAGCGTTTGCAGATTTTAATAAGGGGAGATGAGGAAAGAATAgtaggtactttgtaatattgtAAACATCACAGGGGGGAAAAACATCTTTGTAAAAAGTTGAAATTCTGTAGCAAATTAcaaatttatcaagcaaatgaaaacataccAACTttgatttctcatctgtaataggGGGATAATACCAGACTCATGGGGTTTTcgagagaattaaatgaaatgatgcatGTAAAATATTAGCTTAATGACTAGCACATAATAACGAATCATGTACacattttaacttttgaaaaggaaacaaggagtaattttttttttttttttttttgagatggagtcttactctattgcccaggctagagtgcagtggtgtgatcccggttcattgcaacctccgcctcccaggttcaagcgattctcctgcctcagcctccctagtagctaggattacaagtgcacgccaccatgcccagctaatttttgtatttttagtagagacggggtttcgccatgctagccaggctggtctcgaactcctgacctcaggtgatccacccacctcagcctcccaaagtgctgggattacaggcataagtcaccatgcctggcctatttttttttttttttttttttttgagacggagtctcgctctgtcgcccaggctggagtgcagtggccggatctcagctcactgcaagctccgcctcctgggttcacgccattctcctgcctcagcctcccgagtagctgggactacaggcgcctgccacctcgcccggctagttttttgtatttttttttagtagagatggggtttcaccgtgttagccaggatggtctcgatctcctgacctcgtgatccgcccgtctcggcctcccaaagtgctgggattacaggcttgagccaccgcgcccggccgcctggcctatttttaaccAGTATTATTGTTAACATAATTTGACCTTTTGGAAAAGTGAAGAAGAGGGAAATGCTGTACCTACTTCATTGTGCCAAAGGCTAAgctatatttagaatagttagctatTTTTTGCTACTCCTAAGACAGAGCAGCTCTGTTCACCTTAATTTGAAATTGTTGTTGTAGGTTTCatttcccctctccccatgaaCATATTTTCCTAGGACAGTCATTTGACTTTACTatacaaccatttaaaaattacaacctCTAATTCCTTCTTTGCCTAATGGTATGTACATCCAATGCAAGATATCATGGTTTTCCCAAATATcaactcttctctctctccattccaCCAGTATTGTACATTCACTTGACTGACGCAGCTCCAAGGGATCACTTGTACACCCTGCATGAATTAACTCCATTGATGTTGTCTGCTCCCATTGTAGCTAATGGCActgactcagccttccatgtGCTTGCTGCTAAGCCAGCCCATACTGCTCTAGCACCCGTAGCAATGCCTGTGCGTGAAACCAACCCTTGGGCCCATGCCCCTGATGCTGCTAACAAGGAAATTGCAGCCACATGTTCGGGTAAGGTGGCCACAGATGGTGTTGAGGATTTCTGGGATCAGATAAGTGACCCTGGTTCTAAAACTCAGCCAGTTAGCTGAGTGGGAACTAGGGAGGAATCCTTTCAGGAAACCTACGTTCCCTCCTGGAAATAAGCTGCTTACATAAGGATGGTGAAGGAGAACAAAAGAGAGACTGATAGTCATTAGGACTGTGGAACCAAACCATCCGTAGAGcttttataaaatacagattccggctaggcgtggtgactcatgcctgtaatcccagcagtttgggaggccgaggtgggtggatcacgaggtcaggagattgagaccatcctggccaacatggtgaaaccctgtctttatttagccagatgtggtggcatgcacgtatagtctagtcctagctacttgaggctgaggcaggagaatcgcttgaacccgggagacggaggttgcagtgagccaagattgtgccactgcactccagcctgagcgccagagcaatactctgtctcaaaaaaagaaaaaaaaaaagtagattccAGGGCCCCACCTCAGAAAATCCATCACTGGATTTGGTGACGTGCAGACATGCCTATAGAAAGAGGAGGCCCTGCCTCGTACAATAGGAGGCCTACAAAAAGTGTTACAAAAAGcacttcatttttgcttttttgtaccttctagtttttctgtaaaaaacatctattaattataataaccaaaaaaaaattttttttttttttttgagacggagtattgttctgtcacccaggctggagtgcagtggcacaatcttggctcactgcaacctccatctctagggttcaagcaactctcctgcctcagcctcccgagtagctgggactacaggtacatgtcaccatgcccaactcatttttgtacttttagcagaaatggggtttcaccatgttggccaggctggttttgaactgacctcgtgatccacccaccttggcctccaaaagtgctgggattataggtgtgagccaccacacctggcctcaaaagGTTTTAACATAAGTAATACAGGCAGTTCACCACAAAGACAACATATTTCTGGAAGCCAGGCAGGGGCCAGCAAGATATGGCCAGATTactggttattttctttttgctctgtGAGAGCAGAAGATGAATTGCCTTGGGCCCTTTAGAGGATGTGCaagctaggttttttttgtttgttcgttttctgagacagagtcttggtctgtcaccaggccggagtatctcggttcactgcaccctctgcctctcaggttcaagcaattctcttgcctcagcctcctgagtagctgggactacagatacatatcaccacgcccagctaatttttatatttttagtagagacggggtttcatcatgttggccaggatagtctcgatctctcgaccttaggtgatccgcccacctcggcgcgcctgggtttgtttttttttttttttttttttttttttttaagacagagttctcactgtgttgcccaggccagactgcagtggcatagtcatagctcactgcagcctcgaactcttgggctcaagtagtcctcctgcctcaacctcacaagtagccgggatgacaggtgcgagccaccacaaccagctagtTTCTGTATTGTGGATGAGCCATACCAACAGGGAGGGGTTTCTGACATCAGTCAGCTGCCTTGGTTTAATGCATTTGAGCTATATCTAGACAGTGCTTCAGTGTGGCTGACACAGCAGCATGGTCTTGACAAGTTTTCTTCATCCTACCACAAAATCCCAGTTGGTAATAGACTTTCCTCCTACCTATCAAAACCACAAAATGTCCCACTGGGGTGACATGTTGTACATGTTAGGATCATTCAAATAAGGTAAGGAAAGATGCCCCTAACGGATTCTTTTGTCTCTCATCTTGTTGGTTCCAGGGACCGAGTGGGGTCAATCTTCTGGTGCTGCCTCTCCAGGTCTCTTCCAGGCCGGTCATAGACGTACTCCCTCTGAGGCCGACCGATGGTTAGAAGAGGTGTCTAAGAGCGTCCGGGCTCAGCAGCCCCAGGCATCAGCTGCTCCTCTGCAGCcagttctccagcctcctccacCCACTGCCATCTCCCAGCCAGCACCACCTTTCCAAGGGAATGCATTCCTCACCTCTCAGCCTGTGCCAGTGGGTGTAGTCCCAGCCCTGCAGCCAGCCTTTGTCCCTGCCCAGTCTTATCCTGTGGCCAATGGAATGCCCTATCCAGCCCCTAATGTGCCTGTGGTGGGCATCACTCCCTCCCAGATGGTGGCCAACGTATTTGGCACTGCAGGCCACCCTCAGGCTGCCCACCCCCATCAGTCACCCAGCCTGGTCAGGCAGCAGACATTCCCTCACTACGAGGCAAGCAGTGCTACCACCAGTCCCTTCTTTAAGCCTCCTGCTCAGCACCTCAACGGTTCTGCAGCTTTCAATGGTATACATGATGGCAGGTTGGCCTCAGCAGACAAGCATACAGAGGTTCCTACAGGCACCTGCCCAGTGGATCCTTTTGAAGCCCAGTGGGCTGCATTAGAAAACAAGTCCAAGCAGCGTACTAATCCCTCCCCTACCAACCCTTTCTCCAGTGACTTACAGAAGACGTTTGAAATTGAACTTTAAGCAATCCCTATGGCTGTGTATCTTGTCCATACCAGACAGGGAGCAGGGGGTAGAGGTCAAAGGAGCAAAACAGACTTTGTCTCCTGATTAGTACTCTTTTCACTAATCCCAAAGGTCCCAAGGAACAAGTCCAGGCCCAGAGTACTGTGAGGGGTGATTTTGAAAGATGTGGGAAAAAGCATTCCTAGAGAAAAGCTGCCTTGCAATTAGGCTAAAGAAGTCAAGGAAATGTTGCTTTCTGTACTCCTTCTTCCCTCACCCCCTTACAAATCTCTAGCAACAGAGAGGCAAAGTATCTGAACAAGAATCTATATTCAAAGCACAtttactgaaatataaaacaacaggAAGCAAAGCAATCTCCCTTTGTTTTTCAGGCCATTCACCTGCCTCCTGTCAGTAGTGGCCTGTATTCGAAATCAAGAAAGAACAGGGTGGTTTGTGTTCAGGCTAGGGAAGAGAGAGGCAGG
This region includes:
- the NUMB gene encoding protein numb homolog isoform X6, with translation MNKLRQSFRRKKDVYVPEASRPHQWQTDEEGVRTGKCSFPVKYLGHVEVDESRGMHICEDAVKRLKAERKFFKGFFGKTGKKAVKAVLWVSADGLRVVDEKTKDLIVDQTIEKVSFCAPDRNFDRAFSYICRDGTTRRWICHCFMAVKDTGERLSHAVGCAFAACLERKQKREKECGVTATFDASRTTFTREGSFRVTTATEQAEREEIMKQMQDAKKDKIVVGSSVAPGNTAASPSSPTSPTSDATTSLEMNNPHAIPRRHAPIEQLARQGSFRGFPALSQKMSPFKRQLSLRINELPSTMQRKTDFPIKNAVPEVEGEAESISSLCSQITNAFSTPEDPFSSAPMTKPVTVVAPQSPTFQGTEWGQSSGAASPGLFQAGHRRTPSEADRWLEEVSKSVRAQQPQASAAPLQPVLQPPPPTAISQPAPPFQGNAFLTSQPVPVGVVPALQPAFVPAQSYPVANGMPYPAPNVPVVGITPSQMVANVFGTAGHPQAAHPHQSPSLVRQQTFPHYEASSATTSPFFKPPAQHLNGSAAFNGIHDGRLASADKHTEVPTGTCPVDPFEAQWAALENKSKQRTNPSPTNPFSSDLQKTFEIEL
- the NUMB gene encoding protein numb homolog isoform X1; protein product: MNKLRQSFRRKKDVYVPEASRPHQWQTDEEGVRTGKCSFPVKYLGHVEVDESRGMHICEDAVKRLKAERKFFKGFFGKTGKKAVKAVLWVSADGLRVVDEKTKDLIVDQTIEKVSFCAPDRNFDRAFSYICRDGTTRRWICHCFMAVKDTGERLSHAVGCAFAACLERKQKREKECGVTATFDASRTTFTREGSFRVTTATEQAEREEIMKQMQDAKKAETDKIVVGSSVAPGNTAASPSSPTSPTSDATTSLEMNNPHAIPRRHAPIEQLARQGSFRGFPALSQKMSPFKRQLSLRINELPSTMQRKTDFPIKNAVPEVEGEAESISSLCSQITNAFSTPEDPFSSAPMTKPVTVVAPQSPTFQANGTDSAFHVLAAKPAHTALAPVAMPVRETNPWAHAPDAANKEIAATCSGTEWGQSSGAASPGLFQAGHRRTPSEADRWLEEVSKSVRAQQPQASAAPLQPVLQPPPPTAISQPAPPFQGNAFLTSQPVPVGVVPALQPAFVPAQSYPVANGMPYPAPNVPVVGITPSQMVANVFGTAGHPQAAHPHQSPSLVRQQTFPHYEASSATTSPFFKPPAQHLNGSAAFNGIHDGRLASADKHTEVPTGTCPVDPFEAQWAALENKSKQRTNPSPTNPFSSDLQKTFEIEL
- the NUMB gene encoding protein numb homolog isoform X2 codes for the protein MNKLRQSFRRKKDVYVPEASRPHQWQTDEEGVRTGKCSFPVKYLGHVEVDESRGMHICEDAVKRLKAERKFFKGFFGKTGKKAVKAVLWVSADGLRVVDEKTKDLIVDQTIEKVSFCAPDRNFDRAFSYICRDGTTRRWICHCFMAVKDTGERLSHAVGCAFAACLERKQKREKECGVTATFDASRTTFTREGSFRVTTATEQAEREEIMKQMQDAKKDKIVVGSSVAPGNTAASPSSPTSPTSDATTSLEMNNPHAIPRRHAPIEQLARQGSFRGFPALSQKMSPFKRQLSLRINELPSTMQRKTDFPIKNAVPEVEGEAESISSLCSQITNAFSTPEDPFSSAPMTKPVTVVAPQSPTFQANGTDSAFHVLAAKPAHTALAPVAMPVRETNPWAHAPDAANKEIAATCSGTEWGQSSGAASPGLFQAGHRRTPSEADRWLEEVSKSVRAQQPQASAAPLQPVLQPPPPTAISQPAPPFQGNAFLTSQPVPVGVVPALQPAFVPAQSYPVANGMPYPAPNVPVVGITPSQMVANVFGTAGHPQAAHPHQSPSLVRQQTFPHYEASSATTSPFFKPPAQHLNGSAAFNGIHDGRLASADKHTEVPTGTCPVDPFEAQWAALENKSKQRTNPSPTNPFSSDLQKTFEIEL
- the NUMB gene encoding protein numb homolog isoform X5; this translates as MNKLRQSFRRKKDVYVPEASRPHQWQTDEEGVRTGKCSFPVKYLGHVEVDESRGMHICEDAVKRLKAERKFFKGFFGKTGKKAVKAVLWVSADGLRVVDEKTKDLIVDQTIEKVSFCAPDRNFDRAFSYICRDGTTRRWICHCFMAVKDTGERLSHAVGCAFAACLERKQKREKECGVTATFDASRTTFTREGSFRVTTATEQAEREEIMKQMQDAKKAETDKIVVGSSVAPGNTAASPSSPTSPTSDATTSLEMNNPHAIPRRHAPIEQLARQGSFRGFPALSQKMSPFKRQLSLRINELPSTMQRKTDFPIKNAVPEVEGEAESISSLCSQITNAFSTPEDPFSSAPMTKPVTVVAPQSPTFQGTEWGQSSGAASPGLFQAGHRRTPSEADRWLEEVSKSVRAQQPQASAAPLQPVLQPPPPTAISQPAPPFQGNAFLTSQPVPVGVVPALQPAFVPAQSYPVANGMPYPAPNVPVVGITPSQMVANVFGTAGHPQAAHPHQSPSLVRQQTFPHYEASSATTSPFFKPPAQHLNGSAAFNGIHDGRLASADKHTEVPTGTCPVDPFEAQWAALENKSKQRTNPSPTNPFSSDLQKTFEIEL
- the NUMB gene encoding protein numb homolog isoform X7; this encodes MNKLRQSFRRKKDVYVPEASRPHQWQTDEEGVRTGKCSFPVKYLGHVEVDESRGMHICEDAVKRLKATGKKAVKAVLWVSADGLRVVDEKTKDLIVDQTIEKVSFCAPDRNFDRAFSYICRDGTTRRWICHCFMAVKDTGERLSHAVGCAFAACLERKQKREKECGVTATFDASRTTFTREGSFRVTTATEQAEREEIMKQMQDAKKAETDKIVVGSSVAPGNTAASPSSPTSPTSDATTSLEMNNPHAIPRRHAPIEQLARQGSFRGFPALSQKMSPFKRQLSLRINELPSTMQRKTDFPIKNAVPEVEGEAESISSLCSQITNAFSTPEDPFSSAPMTKPVTVVAPQSPTFQGTEWGQSSGAASPGLFQAGHRRTPSEADRWLEEVSKSVRAQQPQASAAPLQPVLQPPPPTAISQPAPPFQGNAFLTSQPVPVGVVPALQPAFVPAQSYPVANGMPYPAPNVPVVGITPSQMVANVFGTAGHPQAAHPHQSPSLVRQQTFPHYEASSATTSPFFKPPAQHLNGSAAFNGIHDGRLASADKHTEVPTGTCPVDPFEAQWAALENKSKQRTNPSPTNPFSSDLQKTFEIEL
- the NUMB gene encoding protein numb homolog isoform X4 codes for the protein MNKLRQSFRRKKDVYVPEASRPHQWQTDEEGVRTGKCSFPVKYLGHVEVDESRGMHICEDAVKRLKATGKKAVKAVLWVSADGLRVVDEKTKDLIVDQTIEKVSFCAPDRNFDRAFSYICRDGTTRRWICHCFMAVKDTGERLSHAVGCAFAACLERKQKREKECGVTATFDASRTTFTREGSFRVTTATEQAEREEIMKQMQDAKKDKIVVGSSVAPGNTAASPSSPTSPTSDATTSLEMNNPHAIPRRHAPIEQLARQGSFRGFPALSQKMSPFKRQLSLRINELPSTMQRKTDFPIKNAVPEVEGEAESISSLCSQITNAFSTPEDPFSSAPMTKPVTVVAPQSPTFQANGTDSAFHVLAAKPAHTALAPVAMPVRETNPWAHAPDAANKEIAATCSGTEWGQSSGAASPGLFQAGHRRTPSEADRWLEEVSKSVRAQQPQASAAPLQPVLQPPPPTAISQPAPPFQGNAFLTSQPVPVGVVPALQPAFVPAQSYPVANGMPYPAPNVPVVGITPSQMVANVFGTAGHPQAAHPHQSPSLVRQQTFPHYEASSATTSPFFKPPAQHLNGSAAFNGIHDGRLASADKHTEVPTGTCPVDPFEAQWAALENKSKQRTNPSPTNPFSSDLQKTFEIEL
- the NUMB gene encoding protein numb homolog isoform X3, which codes for MNKLRQSFRRKKDVYVPEASRPHQWQTDEEGVRTGKCSFPVKYLGHVEVDESRGMHICEDAVKRLKATGKKAVKAVLWVSADGLRVVDEKTKDLIVDQTIEKVSFCAPDRNFDRAFSYICRDGTTRRWICHCFMAVKDTGERLSHAVGCAFAACLERKQKREKECGVTATFDASRTTFTREGSFRVTTATEQAEREEIMKQMQDAKKAETDKIVVGSSVAPGNTAASPSSPTSPTSDATTSLEMNNPHAIPRRHAPIEQLARQGSFRGFPALSQKMSPFKRQLSLRINELPSTMQRKTDFPIKNAVPEVEGEAESISSLCSQITNAFSTPEDPFSSAPMTKPVTVVAPQSPTFQANGTDSAFHVLAAKPAHTALAPVAMPVRETNPWAHAPDAANKEIAATCSGTEWGQSSGAASPGLFQAGHRRTPSEADRWLEEVSKSVRAQQPQASAAPLQPVLQPPPPTAISQPAPPFQGNAFLTSQPVPVGVVPALQPAFVPAQSYPVANGMPYPAPNVPVVGITPSQMVANVFGTAGHPQAAHPHQSPSLVRQQTFPHYEASSATTSPFFKPPAQHLNGSAAFNGIHDGRLASADKHTEVPTGTCPVDPFEAQWAALENKSKQRTNPSPTNPFSSDLQKTFEIEL